A genomic segment from Laspinema palackyanum D2c encodes:
- the rodA gene encoding rod shape-determining protein RodA encodes MFQKSVSRSRWRAWVQPWLEFDGPLLILPVALTIFGGIMIRSTELHLGWTDWWQHWLVGGIGLLLAVSLARWPYDSLIQLKWVIYGVTNISLLAVMFIGTTALGAQRWITIGGFNIQPSEFAKIGMIITLAALLHERPPDTLGSMFKTLAITAVPWGLVFIQPDLGTSLVFGVITLGMLYWGNTNPGWIILMISPLVATFLFSLYLPGWFAWTGLMALIGWRTLPWPFLGALGTVVMNLIVGRIGSLLWNILKDYQKERLTTFLTPEKDPLGAGYHLIQSRIAIGSGGLHGRGLYNGTQTQLNFIPEQHTDFIFSAIGEEFGFIGSMVILLSFWFICLRLVLVAQNAKDTFGGLLAIGVLSMIVFQVVVNIGMTIGLAPVTGIPLPWLSYGRSALLTNFIALGLVESVAYHREKTKKKF; translated from the coding sequence ATGTTTCAAAAGTCCGTAAGTCGATCGCGTTGGAGAGCCTGGGTACAACCCTGGCTAGAGTTTGACGGGCCCTTATTGATCTTGCCGGTCGCCTTAACTATATTTGGCGGGATTATGATCCGCAGTACCGAACTCCACCTCGGGTGGACCGACTGGTGGCAACACTGGTTGGTGGGAGGAATTGGACTGCTTTTGGCTGTGAGTTTAGCGCGATGGCCCTACGATAGCCTGATTCAATTAAAGTGGGTGATTTATGGTGTGACCAATATATCCCTACTAGCGGTTATGTTTATTGGGACCACTGCTCTGGGTGCACAGCGTTGGATTACCATCGGTGGATTTAACATTCAACCGTCAGAATTTGCCAAAATAGGGATGATTATTACCCTAGCGGCACTCTTGCATGAACGGCCCCCCGATACTCTGGGTTCTATGTTCAAAACCCTAGCAATTACTGCGGTACCTTGGGGCTTAGTCTTCATCCAACCCGATTTAGGGACCTCCCTAGTCTTTGGAGTGATTACCCTGGGAATGCTGTATTGGGGCAACACCAATCCGGGTTGGATCATCCTCATGATATCCCCCCTCGTAGCCACGTTTCTGTTTAGCCTTTATTTACCAGGATGGTTTGCTTGGACTGGCTTAATGGCTTTAATTGGCTGGCGTACCTTACCCTGGCCTTTTTTAGGGGCGTTGGGAACGGTGGTGATGAACCTGATTGTGGGTCGAATCGGGAGCCTATTATGGAACATCCTCAAAGATTATCAAAAAGAACGATTGACCACCTTCCTCACCCCGGAAAAAGACCCCCTCGGGGCTGGATATCACCTGATCCAATCTCGGATCGCCATTGGATCTGGGGGACTGCATGGGCGGGGACTTTATAATGGAACCCAAACCCAGCTTAACTTTATCCCGGAACAACATACTGACTTCATCTTCTCCGCCATTGGCGAAGAATTTGGATTTATCGGGTCGATGGTGATCCTCCTGTCCTTTTGGTTCATTTGCCTGCGCCTAGTCTTGGTTGCCCAAAATGCGAAAGATACCTTTGGCGGATTGTTGGCGATCGGGGTTTTATCGATGATTGTGTTTCAGGTGGTGGTGAATATTGGCATGACCATTGGACTCGCGCCGGTGACGGGGATTCCCCTCCCTTGGCTGAGTTACGGTCGCTCCGCCTTGCTGACCAATTTTATTGCCCTGGGTTTGGTTGAATCTGTCGCCTATCATCGGGAAAAAACGAAGAAAAAGTTTTAG
- a CDS encoding class I SAM-dependent methyltransferase has product MKCPLCHSESKPVFNTQYAQVNQCLNSSCKHKFNTESLPRGGVMDYSGADDFSIYRQRNLEMIDYLLTQGYLNTQAKVLDLGCGEGHIAQTFSDRKFDVTCVELSSSARKILDQRGLVNYPTTQDIPPDIRFDLILMIEVIEHLKSPVSVLKEAKSRLTDKGIIFVTTPCADGLKARLFPKKSEAYQEPTHLHFFSSKSLNSCFQIAGFSEFQRFYLPWIIPNRSPVLKTLDKLLYGIDLNSHLTYFLFNS; this is encoded by the coding sequence ATGAAGTGCCCTTTATGCCACAGCGAATCTAAGCCGGTCTTCAACACCCAATATGCCCAAGTTAATCAATGTTTAAATAGCTCCTGCAAACATAAGTTTAATACCGAGTCATTACCCCGAGGAGGGGTCATGGATTACTCCGGAGCAGATGACTTCTCGATTTATCGGCAGCGAAACCTGGAAATGATAGATTATTTATTAACCCAGGGGTATCTAAATACTCAGGCAAAAGTTCTGGATTTAGGTTGTGGAGAAGGACACATTGCCCAGACATTCAGCGATCGCAAATTTGATGTAACCTGTGTTGAACTAAGCAGTTCAGCTCGTAAAATTCTCGATCAACGCGGATTAGTAAATTATCCCACCACCCAGGACATCCCTCCAGATATTCGATTTGATTTGATATTAATGATAGAAGTTATTGAACATCTTAAATCTCCGGTTTCTGTCCTTAAGGAGGCAAAGAGTCGCTTAACTGATAAAGGCATAATTTTTGTCACAACTCCCTGTGCCGATGGTTTAAAAGCTCGACTATTCCCTAAAAAATCAGAAGCGTACCAAGAGCCAACCCATCTTCACTTTTTTAGTTCTAAATCACTGAATTCTTGTTTTCAAATAGCCGGTTTTTCTGAATTCCAGCGATTCTATCTCCCCTGGATAATCCCCAATCGTTCTCCTGTCCTAAAAACCCTCGATAAATTATTGTATGGGATCGACCTCAATTCTCACTTGACCTACTTCCTTTTCAACTCCTAA
- a CDS encoding STAS domain-containing protein yields MIHIEQKTHTTQDGTTVIVLAPTGRLDITTAWQFRLKLQECISKLSRHIVVNLGQVNFIDSSGLTSLVAGMRDADKVKGSFRICNVHPEAKLVFEVTMMDSVFEIYETEEEALEAGPRSMAT; encoded by the coding sequence GTGATTCATATCGAGCAAAAAACCCATACGACCCAGGATGGAACAACGGTGATTGTATTGGCCCCAACGGGTCGCCTAGACATTACCACCGCGTGGCAATTTCGCCTCAAATTACAGGAGTGCATTTCTAAACTGAGTCGTCATATTGTCGTTAATTTAGGGCAGGTTAACTTTATTGATAGTTCTGGTCTGACGTCGCTAGTAGCAGGGATGCGAGATGCGGACAAGGTTAAAGGCAGTTTCCGTATTTGTAACGTGCATCCAGAGGCCAAATTGGTTTTTGAAGTCACGATGATGGATTCAGTCTTTGAAATCTACGAAACCGAAGAAGAAGCGCTGGAAGCAGGACCCCGGAGCATGGCGACTTAA
- a CDS encoding glycosyltransferase family 4 protein — translation MPESSLKLLYTITAYPPAIGGAQLHTHKIVSTLAQTNQVRVITHWTENRTDWLLGTTLKAPEKVKEYEIDGVDVKQITLTPAERKSLIPYIAGYYGIKKTAIAKISKVLLPKLEQYAEKPEIIHNVRMGREGLSYASWQLAQKLNIPFVFVPLHHPRWVGWLYREYINLYRQADAVIALTQVEKQTLIELGVKEENIFVTGIGPLLASDGDGDRFRNKYSIGSHPILLFLGQKYEYKGIEAFIKSAESVWKKFPETRFVAIGPQTKFSEKFFAEVNDHRILELDKVSLEEKTDALAACDLLCVPSMQESFGGVYTEAWMMKKPVIGGNIPAIRDVIDEGINGFLVEQNPSQIADKIIELLNNPSLCTEMGEAGCQKVLEHYTWEKLAEKTKSVYTQVLHRSSGN, via the coding sequence ATGCCCGAGTCTTCTTTAAAACTCCTGTACACCATTACAGCCTATCCTCCAGCAATTGGCGGCGCTCAACTTCATACCCATAAAATTGTTTCAACTTTAGCTCAAACCAATCAGGTTCGAGTCATTACGCACTGGACCGAGAATCGAACCGATTGGTTATTAGGAACAACTTTAAAAGCGCCGGAAAAAGTTAAGGAATATGAAATTGATGGGGTAGATGTTAAACAAATTACCTTGACTCCGGCTGAACGAAAGTCCTTGATTCCTTATATAGCTGGGTATTATGGGATTAAGAAAACTGCCATTGCCAAAATTTCTAAGGTTTTGTTACCTAAACTCGAACAGTATGCCGAGAAACCTGAAATTATTCACAATGTCAGGATGGGGAGAGAGGGGCTAAGTTATGCCTCCTGGCAACTGGCACAAAAGTTAAATATTCCCTTTGTATTCGTCCCATTACATCATCCTCGCTGGGTGGGATGGTTGTACCGAGAGTACATTAATCTTTACCGGCAAGCGGATGCAGTGATTGCTTTAACTCAGGTCGAAAAACAAACGTTAATCGAACTCGGAGTAAAGGAAGAGAATATATTTGTGACGGGAATTGGTCCTTTATTAGCATCCGATGGCGATGGTGATCGCTTCAGAAATAAATATTCCATCGGTTCCCATCCTATCCTCTTATTCCTGGGGCAAAAGTATGAGTATAAAGGGATTGAAGCCTTTATTAAATCGGCTGAATCTGTTTGGAAAAAATTTCCAGAAACTCGTTTTGTTGCCATTGGTCCCCAGACTAAATTTTCGGAAAAATTCTTTGCAGAAGTTAACGATCACCGCATTTTAGAACTGGACAAAGTTAGTTTAGAAGAAAAAACCGACGCTTTGGCGGCTTGCGATTTACTTTGTGTCCCTTCTATGCAAGAAAGTTTTGGGGGAGTTTATACGGAAGCATGGATGATGAAAAAACCAGTAATTGGGGGAAATATTCCTGCTATTCGGGATGTCATTGATGAGGGAATTAATGGATTTTTAGTCGAACAAAATCCCAGCCAAATTGCTGATAAAATTATAGAACTCTTGAACAACCCATCCCTATGCACTGAAATGGGTGAAGCCGGATGTCAGAAAGTTTTGGAACATTACACTTGGGAAAAATTAGCCGAAAAAACCAAGTCTGTCTATACTCAAGTTTTGCACCGTTCGAGTGGCAATTAA
- a CDS encoding WecB/TagA/CpsF family glycosyltransferase yields the protein MINRGKYPVLGVEISAIDYEYGVEAIINAAKARSPLAMTALAVHGVMTGFSDPVHRRRLNAFDLVTPDGQPVRWALNWIHGIKLPDRVYGPTLTLKVLEAAAMEGLPVYFYGSKQETLDLLLEKLPIKFPGLKVVGAEPSKFRRLTPEEKEEVVNRINNSGATITFVGLGCPRQEVWVYEYHNHLSMPLMAVGAAFDFHAGTVSQAPPWMQKRGLEWFYRLIQEPGRLWKRYLLLNPMYLTFTFLQMLSISKQPVLKPTGMEPEESYG from the coding sequence GTGATTAATCGAGGGAAATACCCGGTACTCGGGGTTGAAATATCGGCTATTGATTATGAATATGGGGTGGAAGCGATTATTAATGCAGCGAAGGCGCGATCGCCTCTAGCAATGACTGCTTTGGCGGTTCATGGGGTGATGACAGGTTTTTCAGATCCCGTTCATCGTCGCCGCTTAAATGCATTTGACTTGGTAACCCCCGATGGACAGCCAGTTCGGTGGGCGCTTAACTGGATTCATGGGATTAAGCTACCCGATCGCGTCTATGGTCCCACCTTAACTTTAAAGGTCCTAGAAGCGGCTGCAATGGAAGGATTGCCGGTGTATTTTTACGGCAGCAAACAGGAAACCTTGGACCTCTTATTGGAGAAATTACCGATTAAGTTTCCCGGGTTAAAAGTTGTAGGTGCAGAACCCTCTAAATTTCGCCGCTTAACTCCCGAAGAAAAGGAGGAAGTGGTTAATCGGATCAACAATAGCGGTGCAACCATTACCTTTGTCGGGTTAGGTTGTCCTCGTCAAGAAGTTTGGGTTTATGAGTATCACAATCATTTATCCATGCCCTTGATGGCAGTCGGTGCCGCGTTTGATTTTCATGCGGGGACCGTATCTCAGGCACCGCCTTGGATGCAGAAACGGGGACTGGAATGGTTCTACCGATTGATTCAGGAACCGGGACGGTTGTGGAAGCGCTATTTGTTACTGAATCCGATGTATTTGACCTTTACCTTTTTACAAATGTTATCCATTTCTAAGCAGCCGGTTTTGAAACCAACGGGAATGGAACCGGAAGAGTCTTATGGGTAA
- a CDS encoding HAS-barrel domain-containing protein: MRLPLPQFAHEHRHPDHIAEVIETATTEFLAQCLDPEELNFPLMPPFGSWVKSLDEESGNQIYGVVYFATTSPIDSVHRARALGLSLEGLREQQPQIFAMLKTEFRAAIAGFCPHIDNPNGSRRPTGVVYQYIPPRPPQIHQAVYRCQPSEIVHFTQQFDFLRTLLQVPGAPVDALTAAAIREVYQLRGADRDWLVQAGRTLSVLLKDDYDRLRLILSQIHP; this comes from the coding sequence ATGCGTCTACCTTTACCGCAATTTGCCCATGAACATCGTCACCCGGACCATATTGCTGAGGTGATTGAAACGGCAACAACGGAATTTTTAGCCCAATGTTTAGACCCAGAAGAGTTAAATTTTCCTTTAATGCCGCCCTTTGGTAGCTGGGTGAAATCTTTGGATGAAGAGTCAGGAAATCAGATTTATGGGGTGGTTTATTTTGCCACGACCAGTCCAATTGATTCGGTACATCGGGCTAGGGCGCTGGGTTTGTCTTTAGAAGGTTTAAGGGAACAGCAACCCCAGATTTTTGCCATGCTTAAAACCGAGTTTCGGGCTGCGATCGCCGGGTTTTGTCCCCACATTGACAACCCAAATGGATCACGCCGTCCCACAGGAGTTGTCTATCAATATATTCCCCCCCGTCCCCCGCAAATTCACCAAGCCGTCTATCGCTGTCAACCCTCAGAAATTGTTCACTTTACCCAACAATTTGATTTTCTCCGCACCCTCTTACAAGTTCCCGGTGCACCCGTAGACGCCCTGACTGCCGCAGCCATTCGCGAGGTGTATCAATTACGCGGTGCCGATCGCGATTGGTTAGTCCAAGCCGGACGCACTCTGAGCGTTTTACTCAAGGATGATTACGATCGCCTCCGCCTAATTTTAAGTCAAATTCATCCCTAG
- a CDS encoding YheT family hydrolase produces MFYPDYDPPLFLKNGLAMTLHTALVASREWEQAIADPEPPYQETHFTGAGGVPIYGWVAIPDRPRGTIVATYGITGELPQQWFLRVLGRKAFARGYAVVFFDWRAHGKTAELSPTLTSDGLYEGEDFVRIAAKAKSMGCPGPFWFLGYSLGGQLALWGVKAAQSIADWGKDLDLDPSELGGGAVICPNLDSNRSLSYLVKQPFGKYLEKAIAKELKKLAWKLHQRHPNDIDPEAIARANSIWGFDHELVISRLGFASVEEYYAASSPLGILPEFTKPTLILYAADDPMFHPAIVPELKEICDSNSAIELLLTRYGGHVGYVSNLATQKKAGDSDRWWGWNRVLDWCDRQGEGCAETITQGRSALNPSLSGVTKG; encoded by the coding sequence ATGTTTTATCCCGACTACGATCCGCCCTTGTTCTTAAAAAATGGGCTGGCCATGACCCTGCATACTGCCTTAGTCGCAAGTCGAGAGTGGGAACAGGCGATCGCCGACCCCGAACCCCCCTATCAGGAAACCCACTTTACTGGCGCAGGAGGAGTCCCCATTTATGGCTGGGTGGCCATTCCCGATCGCCCTCGCGGAACCATTGTTGCCACCTATGGCATCACGGGAGAACTTCCCCAACAGTGGTTTCTGAGAGTTCTGGGACGGAAAGCCTTTGCCCGAGGTTATGCAGTCGTCTTCTTTGACTGGCGTGCTCATGGCAAAACCGCTGAATTATCTCCCACCCTGACTTCCGATGGACTGTATGAGGGGGAAGATTTTGTCAGGATTGCGGCAAAAGCTAAATCAATGGGATGTCCAGGACCTTTCTGGTTTCTCGGATATTCCCTCGGGGGACAATTGGCGCTATGGGGAGTCAAAGCGGCCCAGTCGATCGCCGATTGGGGAAAAGATTTAGATTTGGACCCCTCGGAACTAGGGGGTGGGGCGGTGATTTGTCCAAACCTGGATTCTAATCGGTCCCTGTCTTATTTAGTGAAACAACCCTTTGGGAAGTATTTGGAGAAGGCGATCGCCAAGGAGTTGAAGAAACTCGCCTGGAAACTGCATCAGAGGCATCCGAATGACATTGACCCCGAGGCGATCGCCCGCGCTAATAGCATTTGGGGATTTGACCATGAATTGGTGATTTCCCGCCTCGGGTTTGCCTCAGTCGAGGAGTATTACGCCGCCAGCAGTCCCCTGGGAATTCTGCCGGAGTTCACCAAACCCACCTTGATTTTGTATGCGGCAGATGACCCGATGTTTCATCCGGCGATTGTGCCCGAGTTAAAGGAAATTTGCGACAGTAACTCGGCGATCGAGCTTTTGCTAACTCGGTATGGGGGTCATGTGGGCTATGTCAGTAATTTAGCTACCCAGAAAAAAGCCGGAGATAGCGATCGCTGGTGGGGGTGGAATCGCGTCTTAGACTGGTGCGATCGCCAAGGGGAGGGATGCGCTGAGACAATCACTCAGGGGCGATCGGCCCTCAACCCGAGTTTATCCGGGGTTACCAAGGGTTAG
- a CDS encoding NAD-dependent epimerase/dehydratase family protein: protein MSVVIVTGSGGLIGSEAALFYGKAGYKVIGIDNDMRQYFFGQEASTSWNRERISKELGAQYEHNEVDIRNPEAINGIFSKYKSDIALIVHTAAQPSHDWAAKEPFTDFSINANGTLVLLEATRQFCPEAVFAHCSTNKVYGDRPNTLPLVEQETRWELDPSHPYQNGIPEDMSIDQSMHSLFGASKAAGDLLVQEYGRYFNIKSAVFRGGVLSGPQHSGAQLHGFPSYLMRCAMTGTPYTVIGYKGKQVRDVIHCTDVILAMDTFFKKPRTAEVYNLGGGRESNTSVMEGIQMCEEITGKKMETSYTETNRMGDHIWYISDLSKFKSHYPEWKLSYPSVRDIFQEIYDFNQSRWQG, encoded by the coding sequence ATGTCTGTAGTTATCGTAACAGGATCCGGCGGATTGATTGGTTCCGAGGCTGCCCTGTTTTATGGAAAAGCCGGTTACAAAGTCATCGGGATTGACAATGATATGCGTCAATACTTCTTTGGACAGGAAGCCTCTACCAGTTGGAACCGAGAACGAATCAGCAAAGAACTCGGGGCTCAGTACGAACATAACGAAGTTGATATCCGCAATCCCGAAGCCATTAATGGGATTTTTTCTAAGTACAAATCAGATATCGCCCTGATTGTCCATACGGCAGCGCAACCCTCCCATGATTGGGCGGCGAAGGAACCTTTTACGGATTTCTCGATTAATGCCAATGGAACCCTGGTTTTGCTAGAGGCAACCCGGCAGTTTTGTCCCGAGGCGGTGTTTGCCCATTGTTCCACCAATAAGGTGTATGGCGATCGCCCCAATACTTTACCCCTGGTTGAACAAGAAACTCGCTGGGAACTGGACCCCTCTCACCCCTACCAAAACGGGATCCCCGAAGACATGAGCATTGACCAAAGTATGCATTCTCTGTTTGGGGCCTCGAAAGCTGCCGGAGATCTGTTGGTCCAAGAGTATGGGCGCTATTTTAATATTAAAAGTGCGGTGTTTCGGGGTGGAGTCCTCAGTGGACCCCAACATTCTGGGGCTCAATTGCATGGGTTCCCCTCTTATTTGATGAGATGCGCCATGACAGGGACGCCTTACACCGTGATCGGCTATAAAGGCAAACAAGTCCGCGATGTCATCCACTGTACTGATGTCATCCTGGCGATGGACACCTTTTTCAAAAAACCTCGGACTGCTGAAGTGTACAACTTGGGTGGGGGTCGCGAGAGTAATACCTCGGTTATGGAAGGGATCCAAATGTGTGAGGAGATTACCGGCAAGAAGATGGAAACCAGCTACACTGAGACCAACCGCATGGGGGATCATATCTGGTATATCAGCGATTTAAGTAAGTTCAAATCCCACTATCCCGAGTGGAAATTAAGCTATCCTAGTGTCAGAGATATTTTTCAAGAAATCTACGACTTTAACCAGTCTCGTTGGCAGGGTTAG
- the hemF gene encoding oxygen-dependent coproporphyrinogen oxidase, which translates to MTVSSTFEATSTQNLPPDDSKERVSQFMQSLQDEICQGLAELDGLGTFKEDSWDRPEGGGGRSRVMREGNIFEQGGVNFSEVWGDHLPPSILKQRPEAEGHRFYATGTSMVLHPRNPYVPTVHLNYRYFEAGPVWWFGGGADLTPYYPFAEDAAHFHKTLKATCDRHHDEYYKVFKLWCDEYFYLKHRDETRGVGGLFFDYQDGQSELYRGPDPTGPAAEYSRQIGTPPQRSWEALFAFAQDCGRSFLPAYRPIVERRSGMEYSDRERNFQLYRRGRYVEFNLVYDRGTIFGLQTNGRTESILMSLPPLVRWEYCYQPEPNTPEAELYETFLKPQNWAEWTGN; encoded by the coding sequence ATGACAGTTTCTTCGACTTTTGAGGCCACCTCTACTCAGAATTTGCCACCGGATGACTCGAAAGAACGAGTCAGTCAGTTTATGCAGTCGCTACAAGATGAAATTTGTCAAGGGTTGGCAGAACTCGATGGCCTTGGCACATTTAAAGAAGATTCTTGGGACCGCCCGGAAGGGGGCGGGGGCCGTTCTCGGGTGATGCGCGAGGGCAACATCTTTGAACAAGGGGGCGTGAATTTTTCTGAAGTGTGGGGCGATCATCTGCCGCCTTCTATTTTAAAACAACGTCCCGAGGCTGAAGGCCATCGCTTCTATGCCACGGGGACTTCGATGGTGTTGCACCCCCGCAATCCTTACGTTCCCACGGTTCATTTAAACTATCGATATTTTGAAGCAGGGCCGGTGTGGTGGTTTGGAGGCGGGGCCGATTTGACGCCTTATTATCCATTTGCTGAAGATGCGGCCCATTTTCACAAAACCTTGAAAGCAACTTGCGATCGCCACCATGATGAGTATTACAAGGTTTTCAAACTCTGGTGTGATGAATATTTTTACCTGAAGCATCGCGACGAAACCCGAGGGGTGGGTGGCCTGTTTTTCGACTACCAAGATGGTCAAAGCGAACTCTATCGCGGCCCAGACCCCACAGGACCCGCAGCGGAATATAGTCGCCAAATTGGCACCCCTCCCCAGCGCAGTTGGGAAGCGTTGTTTGCCTTTGCTCAAGATTGCGGGCGATCGTTTTTACCCGCTTATCGGCCCATTGTTGAGCGTCGTTCGGGCATGGAATATAGCGATCGCGAACGCAATTTCCAACTGTATCGCCGGGGACGGTATGTCGAATTTAACCTGGTGTACGATCGCGGCACGATTTTTGGACTCCAGACCAATGGGCGCACCGAGTCGATTTTAATGTCTCTGCCGCCTTTGGTTCGTTGGGAATACTGCTATCAACCAGAACCGAACACCCCAGAAGCGGAACTCTACGAAACCTTTTTGAAACCGCAAAATTGGGCGGAGTGGACGGGTAATTAA
- a CDS encoding NAD(P)H dehydrogenase subunit NdhS — protein MILPGSAVRVKNPDDTYYDFQGQVQRLTDGRAAVLFEGGNWDKLVTFRLSELEPVDATAGRKKSK, from the coding sequence ATGATTTTGCCTGGATCGGCTGTTCGTGTTAAAAATCCCGATGATACTTACTACGACTTTCAAGGACAAGTGCAACGCCTCACCGATGGTAGGGCGGCTGTCCTGTTTGAAGGTGGAAATTGGGATAAATTAGTCACCTTTCGCCTCTCGGAACTTGAACCTGTAGATGCCACTGCAGGGCGCAAAAAAAGCAAATAG
- a CDS encoding Mrp/NBP35 family ATP-binding protein — MTQPLTSQAVLEVLQPVQDPELQKSLVDLNMIRNVKIDQGNVSFTLVLTTPACPLREFIVEDCQKAVRTLPGVEEVSIEVTAETPQQKSLPDRQGIAGVKNILAISSGKGGVGKSTIAVNVAVSLAQSGAKVGLLDADIYGPNDPTMLGLGDAQVMVRQGPQGDVLEPAFNHGVKLVSMAFLIDKDQPVVWRGPMLNGVIRQFLYQVDWGELDYLIVDMPPGTGDAQLTMAQSVPMAGVVIVTTPQTVALLDSRKGLKMFQQLNVPVLGIVENMSYFIPPDMPDKKYDIFGSGGGQKTADELGVPLLGCVPLEIPLREGGDNGVPIAISAPDSPSAKALREIANRIAGKVSVVALA, encoded by the coding sequence ATGACTCAACCCCTAACGTCCCAAGCTGTCTTAGAAGTCTTGCAACCCGTGCAAGACCCCGAACTCCAAAAGAGCTTGGTAGACCTGAACATGATTCGCAACGTCAAAATTGACCAAGGCAACGTCAGCTTTACCTTAGTCCTGACCACCCCCGCCTGTCCCTTGCGAGAATTTATCGTCGAAGACTGCCAAAAAGCCGTCCGCACCTTACCCGGAGTCGAAGAAGTCAGCATCGAAGTTACCGCTGAAACTCCGCAACAGAAATCCCTCCCCGATCGCCAAGGCATCGCCGGAGTTAAAAATATCCTCGCCATCTCCAGTGGCAAAGGCGGCGTCGGCAAAAGCACGATCGCCGTTAACGTTGCCGTTTCCCTCGCCCAATCCGGGGCCAAAGTCGGACTCCTCGATGCCGATATCTATGGTCCCAACGACCCCACCATGCTCGGACTCGGCGATGCTCAAGTCATGGTCCGCCAAGGTCCCCAAGGAGATGTCCTCGAACCAGCCTTTAATCACGGCGTGAAATTAGTCTCAATGGCCTTTTTAATCGACAAGGACCAACCCGTCGTCTGGCGCGGTCCCATGTTAAACGGCGTGATTCGGCAGTTTCTCTATCAAGTTGATTGGGGAGAACTCGACTACCTGATCGTAGATATGCCTCCCGGAACCGGCGATGCCCAACTAACAATGGCTCAATCCGTCCCAATGGCAGGAGTCGTGATTGTCACCACCCCCCAAACCGTCGCCTTGTTGGATTCCCGGAAAGGGTTAAAAATGTTCCAACAATTAAACGTGCCGGTCCTAGGAATTGTCGAAAATATGAGCTATTTCATCCCGCCCGATATGCCCGACAAAAAATACGATATCTTTGGCTCGGGAGGGGGACAAAAAACCGCCGATGAACTGGGGGTTCCCTTATTAGGGTGCGTCCCCTTAGAAATTCCCCTGCGCGAGGGCGGGGATAACGGCGTCCCGATCGCCATTTCTGCCCCAGATTCCCCCTCCGCCAAAGCTCTGAGGGAAATTGCCAACCGAATTGCCGGTAAAGTGTCTGTCGTAGCCCTAGCCTAA
- a CDS encoding T3SS (YopN, CesT) and YbjN peptide-binding chaperone 1 produces MQFQTSAQEACYHKVALWMQELFGKFPCARQDIPGLGLFMGSALVEVLILPWGEEDSVINTRAYVVTEAELTADLMRFLLEQNSNMIFGAFGIDGKGDILFEHSIVGSTCDKKELESSVNAVLEVSDEYDDQLVERWGGKRALDRICGNSN; encoded by the coding sequence ATGCAATTTCAAACCTCAGCACAAGAAGCCTGTTATCACAAAGTCGCCCTCTGGATGCAAGAATTGTTTGGCAAATTTCCCTGTGCTCGCCAAGATATCCCCGGATTGGGGCTATTTATGGGTTCCGCCCTGGTGGAAGTCCTGATTTTACCCTGGGGAGAAGAGGACTCCGTAATCAATACCCGCGCCTATGTGGTGACGGAGGCGGAACTGACTGCGGATCTGATGCGCTTTCTCCTAGAACAGAATAGCAATATGATTTTCGGGGCTTTTGGCATCGATGGGAAGGGTGATATCCTGTTTGAGCATAGTATTGTGGGATCCACTTGCGATAAAAAAGAACTGGAATCCTCGGTGAATGCAGTTTTGGAAGTCTCCGACGAGTACGATGACCAATTGGTAGAACGATGGGGCGGCAAACGTGCCCTCGATCGCATCTGCGGTAACTCTAACTAG